A genome region from Bradyrhizobium commune includes the following:
- a CDS encoding M3 family metallopeptidase — MSDPRQTTDAETNPLLKAWVTPFATPPFDEIKPEHFLPAFEQAFADHSAEIAAMTNDPAAPDFANTITALERSGKLLNKVAAVFYDLVSAHSNPAILEIDKDVSLRMARHWNPIMMNAVLFGRIAQLHENRANLGLSPEQLRLLERTYTRFHRAGAGLSDEAKTRMAEINEKLAQLGTSFSHHLLGDEQEWFMELGEADRQGLPESFVAAAKAAAEDRGMEGKAIVTLSRSSVEPFLKSSARRDLREKVYKAFTARGDNGNPNDNNATVVEILKLREESANLLGYPTFAAYRLEDSMAKTPDAVRGLLERVWKPARARALADRDEMQALITEEGGNFKLAPWDWRFYAEKLRLQRANFDDSAIKPYLTLDHMIAAAFDCATRLFGITFAERKDVPAWHPDVRVWEVRGPDGKHKALFYGDYYARPSKRSGAWMTSLRDQQKLDGEIAPLVINVCNFAKGANGEPSLLSPDDARTLFHEFGHGLHGMLSNVTYPSLSGTSVFTDFVELPSQLYEHWQERPEVLQQFARHYQTGEPLPDDLLQRFLAARKFNQGFATVEFVSSALVDLEFHTQPAAAAQDVRAFERRELEKIGMPEEISMRHRPTQFGHIFSGDHYAAGYYSYMWSEVMDADAFGAFEEAGNIFDPAVAKRLHDDIYSTGGSVDPEAAYEAFRGRPPEPDALLRRRGLLDAAKAA, encoded by the coding sequence ATGTCAGACCCCCGCCAAACTACGGACGCCGAGACCAATCCGCTGCTGAAGGCCTGGGTGACGCCGTTCGCGACCCCGCCCTTCGACGAGATCAAGCCGGAGCACTTCCTGCCGGCCTTCGAGCAGGCCTTCGCCGATCACTCGGCCGAGATCGCGGCGATGACCAACGACCCGGCTGCGCCCGACTTCGCCAACACCATCACGGCGCTGGAGCGCTCCGGGAAGCTGCTCAACAAGGTCGCGGCGGTGTTCTACGATCTGGTCTCGGCGCATTCCAACCCGGCCATCCTGGAGATCGACAAGGACGTCTCCTTGCGGATGGCGCGGCACTGGAATCCCATCATGATGAACGCTGTGCTGTTTGGCCGCATCGCCCAGCTGCACGAGAACCGCGCCAATCTCGGTCTCTCTCCGGAGCAGCTCCGCCTGCTCGAGCGCACCTACACCCGCTTCCACCGCGCCGGCGCCGGCCTGTCCGACGAGGCCAAGACGCGCATGGCCGAGATCAACGAGAAGCTGGCTCAGCTCGGCACCAGCTTCAGCCATCATCTGCTCGGCGACGAGCAGGAGTGGTTCATGGAGCTCGGGGAGGCCGACCGCCAGGGCCTGCCCGAGAGCTTTGTCGCCGCCGCCAAGGCTGCGGCAGAAGATCGCGGCATGGAAGGCAAGGCCATCGTCACGCTGTCACGCTCCTCGGTCGAGCCGTTCCTGAAGAGCTCGGCCCGCCGCGATCTGCGCGAGAAGGTCTACAAGGCCTTCACCGCGCGGGGCGACAACGGCAATCCCAACGACAATAACGCGACCGTCGTCGAGATCCTGAAGCTGCGTGAGGAGAGCGCCAACCTTCTGGGCTACCCGACCTTCGCCGCCTACCGGCTCGAGGATTCCATGGCCAAGACGCCGGATGCGGTGCGCGGCCTGCTGGAGCGGGTCTGGAAGCCGGCGCGGGCGCGGGCGCTCGCCGACCGCGACGAGATGCAGGCGCTGATCACGGAAGAGGGCGGCAATTTCAAGCTCGCGCCCTGGGACTGGCGCTTTTATGCCGAGAAGCTGCGCCTCCAGCGCGCCAATTTCGACGATTCCGCGATCAAGCCGTATCTGACGCTCGATCACATGATCGCCGCCGCCTTCGACTGCGCCACGCGCCTGTTCGGCATCACCTTCGCGGAGCGCAAGGACGTTCCGGCCTGGCACCCGGACGTCCGGGTCTGGGAGGTGAGGGGACCCGACGGCAAGCACAAGGCGCTGTTCTACGGCGACTACTACGCCCGGCCGTCGAAGCGCTCGGGCGCCTGGATGACCTCGCTGCGCGACCAGCAAAAATTGGACGGCGAGATCGCGCCCCTGGTCATCAATGTCTGCAACTTCGCCAAGGGCGCGAACGGCGAGCCCTCGCTGCTGTCGCCGGACGACGCCCGCACCCTGTTCCACGAATTCGGCCACGGCCTGCACGGCATGCTCTCCAACGTGACCTACCCGTCGCTGTCGGGCACCTCGGTGTTCACCGATTTCGTCGAGCTGCCGTCGCAGCTCTACGAGCACTGGCAGGAGCGGCCCGAAGTGCTCCAGCAGTTCGCCCGCCACTACCAGACCGGCGAGCCGCTGCCGGACGATCTGCTCCAGCGCTTCCTCGCCGCGCGAAAATTCAACCAGGGCTTTGCCACGGTCGAGTTCGTCTCCTCGGCGCTGGTCGATCTCGAATTCCATACCCAGCCGGCCGCCGCCGCGCAGGATGTGCGCGCCTTCGAGAGACGCGAGCTGGAGAAGATCGGCATGCCCGAGGAAATCTCGATGCGCCACCGGCCGACGCAGTTCGGCCACATTTTCTCCGGCGATCACTATGCCGCCGGTTATTACAGCTACATGTGGTCGGAGGTGATGGACGCCGACGCCTTCGGCGCCTTCGAGGAAGCCGGCAACATCTTCGATCCGGCGGTCGCAAAGCGCCTCCACGACGACATCTACTCGACCGGTGGCTCGGTTGATCCGGAGGCCGCCTATGAGGCCTTCCGCGGCCGCCCGCCCGAGCCCGACGCGCTGCTCCGCCGCCGCGGCCTGCTCGACGCGGCGAAAGCGGCCTGA
- a CDS encoding type III PLP-dependent enzyme produces the protein MTERIQEFLRNRRKDGLDTEPCLVVDLEVVRDNYQTFAKALPDSRVFYAVKANPAPEVLALLASMGSCFDTATVAEIEMALAAGATPDRISFGNTIKKERDIARAFALGIRLFAVDCAAEVEKVSRAAPGAKVFCRILYDCAGAEWPLSRKFGCDPEMAVDVLDVAKRLGLEPCGISFHVGSQQRKVKAWDRALAMASQVFRDCAERGINLSMVNMGGGFPTKYLKDVPPVVTYGRSIFRALRKHFGNQIPETIIEPGRGMVGNAGIIESEVVLISKKSDEDEVRWVYLDIGKFGGLAETMDESIRYAIRTPHDGADMTPCVLAGPTCDSADVLYEKSPYPLPVTLEIGDKLLIEGTGAYTSTYSAVAFNGIPPLKTYHI, from the coding sequence ATGACCGAACGTATCCAGGAATTCCTGCGCAACCGCCGCAAGGATGGCCTCGACACCGAGCCGTGCCTCGTTGTCGACCTCGAAGTCGTGCGCGACAATTACCAGACATTCGCCAAGGCGCTGCCCGACAGCCGCGTGTTCTACGCCGTCAAGGCGAACCCGGCGCCGGAAGTGCTGGCCCTGCTCGCCTCCATGGGCTCCTGCTTCGACACCGCGACCGTCGCCGAGATCGAGATGGCACTGGCTGCCGGTGCGACGCCCGACCGCATCTCGTTCGGCAACACGATCAAGAAGGAGCGCGACATTGCGCGCGCCTTCGCGCTCGGCATCCGGCTGTTCGCGGTGGATTGCGCCGCCGAGGTCGAGAAGGTCTCCCGTGCCGCTCCCGGTGCAAAGGTGTTCTGCCGCATCCTCTATGACTGCGCCGGCGCCGAATGGCCGCTGTCGCGCAAGTTCGGCTGCGACCCGGAGATGGCCGTCGACGTGCTCGACGTCGCCAAGCGCCTGGGCCTGGAGCCGTGCGGCATCTCGTTCCATGTCGGCTCGCAGCAGCGCAAGGTGAAGGCGTGGGACCGTGCGCTGGCGATGGCCTCGCAGGTGTTCCGCGACTGCGCCGAGCGCGGCATCAATCTCTCCATGGTCAACATGGGCGGCGGCTTCCCGACCAAGTACCTGAAGGACGTGCCGCCGGTCGTGACCTACGGCCGCTCGATCTTCCGCGCGCTGCGCAAGCACTTCGGCAACCAGATTCCGGAGACCATCATCGAGCCGGGCCGCGGCATGGTGGGCAACGCCGGCATCATCGAATCCGAGGTCGTGCTCATCTCGAAGAAGAGCGACGAGGACGAGGTGCGCTGGGTCTATCTCGACATCGGCAAGTTCGGCGGTCTCGCCGAGACCATGGACGAGTCGATCCGCTACGCCATCCGCACCCCGCATGACGGTGCGGACATGACGCCGTGCGTGCTCGCGGGCCCGACCTGCGACTCTGCCGACGTGCTGTACGAGAAGAGCCCGTATCCGCTCCCCGTCACCCTCGAGATCGGCGACAAGCTGCTGATCGAAGGCACCGGGGCCTATACGTCGACCTACTCGGCGGTGGCGTTCAACGGCATCCCGCCGCTGAAGACCTACCACATCTAA
- a CDS encoding GNAT family N-acetyltransferase, whose product MTAFRKPQVALTSKAAPFAIRAERAVDVAAREALLDASFGENRHGRTCQRLRDGRAPAAGLALSAVREGTLVGTVRLWHVSAGGRPALVLGPLAVDPACRELGIGAALMQQALAAARARGHEAVILLGDAPYYARFGFSAEKTGALMLPGPFERDRLLAIEFQAGALDGAEGMIVPTGAAVSTRRVVRALQAHAA is encoded by the coding sequence ATGACTGCTTTTCGGAAGCCACAAGTCGCCCTCACCTCGAAAGCCGCTCCGTTCGCGATCCGTGCGGAACGTGCTGTCGACGTCGCCGCCCGTGAAGCGCTGCTGGATGCAAGCTTTGGCGAGAACCGCCATGGCCGCACCTGCCAGCGCCTGCGCGACGGACGTGCACCTGCCGCCGGCCTTGCGCTGTCGGCCGTGCGCGAGGGGACACTCGTGGGAACCGTGCGGTTGTGGCACGTCAGCGCCGGAGGCAGGCCCGCTCTGGTCCTCGGACCACTGGCGGTGGACCCTGCCTGCCGCGAGCTCGGGATCGGCGCCGCGCTGATGCAACAAGCGCTGGCCGCCGCCCGGGCGCGCGGGCATGAAGCCGTGATCCTGCTCGGCGATGCCCCCTATTACGCCCGCTTCGGCTTCTCGGCTGAGAAGACCGGCGCGCTGATGCTGCCCGGCCCGTTCGAGCGCGACCGCCTGCTGGCGATCGAATTTCAGGCCGGTGCGCTGGATGGCGCCGAGGGGATGATCGTGCCGACTGGCGCGGCCGTTTCCACACGGAGGGTCGTTCGCGCCCTCCAGGCGCACGCGGCCTAG
- a CDS encoding RidA family protein yields MSRRLISTGSPLEKSVGYSRAVIDGDFAFVAGTTGYDYTTMTMPADVTSQSRNCFKTIEAALKEGGFEMADIVRATYYVTDASYIDAHFAVCGEVLGDIRPAATLLVVTALAKPEMKVEIEVTAKRRSA; encoded by the coding sequence ATGTCCCGTCGCCTGATCTCCACCGGCTCGCCCCTTGAGAAGAGCGTCGGCTACAGCCGCGCCGTGATCGACGGTGATTTCGCCTTCGTCGCGGGAACCACCGGCTACGATTACACCACGATGACGATGCCGGCCGATGTCACGAGCCAGTCACGCAACTGCTTCAAGACCATCGAAGCCGCCCTGAAGGAGGGCGGTTTCGAGATGGCCGATATCGTCCGTGCGACCTACTACGTCACCGACGCCAGCTACATCGATGCCCACTTCGCCGTCTGCGGCGAGGTCCTCGGCGACATCAGGCCGGCTGCGACGTTGCTGGTCGTCACCGCTCTCGCCAAGCCCGAGATGAAGGTCGAGATCGAAGTCACCGCCAAGCGCCGCAGCGCCTGA
- a CDS encoding homospermidine synthase, whose protein sequence is MSHPSQIYAKITGPIVMVGFGSIGKGTLPMIERHLDYDKSRVTVIDPKDEGRKAHCEKQNVRFIQKAVTKDNYRDLLTPLLTEGGGQGFCVNLSVDTGSTDIMELCNELGALYIDTVNEPWLGFYFDASKGPEARSNYALREVTLAAKRARPAGSTTAVSCCGANPGMVSFFVKQALLNVAADLKLNAPKPKTKAEWADLMRQAGIKGIHIAERDTQRSKKPKEPDVFVNTWSVEGFLSEGVQPSELGWGTHETWMPENARTHEAGCGAAIYLMQPGANTRVRTWCPTRGAQYGFLVTHNESISISDYFTVRDSSGKAVYRPTCHYAYHPADDAVLSLHEMFGRAARMQAKHHILEEDEIVDGIDELGVLLFGHDNNAYWYGSQLSIEETRALAPYQNATALQVTSAVLGGMVWALENPKEGIVEADEMDFDRLLEIQLPYLGPVKGFYTDWTPLTDRPGLFPEDIDTSDPWQFRNILVR, encoded by the coding sequence ATGAGCCACCCCTCGCAGATCTACGCGAAGATCACAGGTCCCATCGTCATGGTCGGCTTCGGCTCCATCGGTAAAGGCACCTTGCCGATGATCGAGCGGCATCTCGACTACGACAAGTCGCGCGTCACCGTGATCGATCCCAAGGACGAGGGCCGCAAGGCGCATTGCGAGAAGCAGAATGTCCGCTTCATCCAGAAGGCCGTGACCAAGGACAATTACCGGGACTTGCTGACCCCGCTGCTCACCGAAGGCGGCGGCCAGGGCTTTTGCGTCAATCTGTCGGTCGACACCGGCTCGACCGACATCATGGAGCTCTGCAACGAGCTCGGCGCGCTCTATATCGACACCGTCAACGAGCCCTGGCTCGGCTTCTATTTCGACGCCTCGAAGGGCCCGGAAGCGCGCTCCAACTACGCGCTGCGCGAAGTGACGCTGGCCGCCAAGCGGGCGCGCCCGGCGGGCTCGACCACGGCCGTCTCCTGCTGCGGCGCCAATCCCGGCATGGTCTCGTTTTTCGTCAAGCAGGCGCTGCTCAACGTCGCCGCCGACCTGAAGCTCAATGCCCCGAAGCCGAAGACCAAGGCCGAATGGGCCGACCTGATGCGGCAGGCCGGGATCAAGGGCATCCACATCGCCGAACGCGACACCCAGCGCTCCAAGAAGCCGAAGGAGCCGGACGTGTTCGTCAACACCTGGTCGGTGGAGGGTTTCCTGTCGGAAGGCGTGCAGCCGTCCGAGCTCGGCTGGGGCACCCACGAGACATGGATGCCGGAGAATGCGCGCACCCACGAGGCCGGCTGCGGCGCCGCCATCTATCTGATGCAGCCCGGCGCCAACACGCGTGTGCGCACCTGGTGCCCGACCCGCGGCGCGCAATACGGCTTCCTCGTCACTCACAACGAATCGATCTCGATCTCGGACTACTTCACGGTGCGTGATTCGTCGGGCAAGGCGGTCTACCGGCCGACCTGCCACTATGCCTATCATCCCGCTGACGACGCCGTGCTGTCGCTGCACGAGATGTTCGGCCGCGCCGCCAGGATGCAGGCAAAGCACCACATCCTCGAAGAGGACGAGATCGTCGACGGCATCGACGAGCTCGGCGTGCTCTTGTTCGGCCACGACAACAACGCCTATTGGTACGGCTCGCAGCTCTCGATCGAAGAGACCCGCGCACTCGCGCCCTATCAAAACGCCACCGCCCTGCAAGTGACCTCCGCCGTGCTCGGCGGCATGGTCTGGGCGCTGGAGAACCCGAAGGAAGGCATCGTCGAAGCCGACGAGATGGACTTCGATCGCCTGCTGGAAATCCAGCTGCCCTATCTCGGCCCGGTGAAGGGTTTTTATACCGACTGGACGCCGCTGACGGATCGTCCGGGACTGTTTCCGGAAGATATCGACACCAGCGATCCCTGGCAGTTCCGGAACATTCTGGTGCGGTGA